GGTCCGGTCCGTGCGGCCCGCCCGGTCCGTGCGCGGGAACGGATTCGTATCAGCCATGCCATTCTCCCGGGATTGGCCATGTGATCTGGGCCAATCACTGTACAGAGTTGCCCCAATGGCCTTGCAGGCGCACAGCGGACGGTGGAGGCAACCAGGCATGCGGCAGGACATCACGGACCGCTCCGAGCGCGAACTCCGCTGCGGCCGGGGGGATCGCGTCGCGATACCGCCCGGTCCCCGAACGAGCCCGCCTCCGCCGCCGCTCACCTACGTCTCCCTCGGTGAGCGTCCGCTGCGGCGCCTGCCCCAACTGTTCATCGGCCTCGCCCTGTACGGATTCAGCCTCTCGCTCATGGTCCGGGCCTCGCTGGGTGCCAACCCCTGGAGCGTCCTGTACGAGGGGCTGGCGAGGCACACCACCCTGAGTTTCGGCACGATCAGCGCCGTCCTGGGTGTTCTCGTGCTGCTGTTGTGGATCCCTCTGAAGCAGCGGCCGACGTTCGGCACCGTCGCCAACATCGTCGTCCTGGCGTGCTCCTCCGACCTCGGTCTTCTGCTCGTCCCCCCACACCTCGGGCTTCCCGCCCGGATCGCTCTGCTCGCCGGCGGCGTCCTCCTCAACGGACTGTCCGTCGCGGTCTACGTCGGCGCACGTCTCGGCCCCGGGCCCCGGGACGGGCTGATGACGGGCACATCCGCCGCGACCGGGCGTTCCCTCCGACTGGTCCGCACGTTGATGGAGATCACCGTGCTCGCCGTGGGCGGGCTGCTCGGTGGGGGCGTGGGAGCCGGCACCGCGCTGTACGCACTCGCGGTCGGCCCCATCACCCAGTACTTCATGCCCTGGTTCGCCTACCGGGGCCGTCGCCGCGACGGCACCACCTAGCTCTGCACCTCGTGGACCCAGGCGGAAAGGCCCGCCAGGAAGCCCGCGCGTTCGCTCGGTGACAAGCCGTCCAAGGCGCGCAGCAACGGCTCGCCGCGGCGGGCGACGAAGTCTTCGAGCGGCGCGCGGAAGTCCTCGGCGAGCGATACCAGGATGCGGCGGCGGTTCGCCGGATCCTCGGTGCGTTCCACGATGCCCGCCCGGCTCAGGCCGCCGACCAGTTCGCTGGCGGTGGGCAGCGACACGTGGAGCCGACGGGCGATCTCACTGACGGACAGCGGCTCCCCGGCCAGCAGCTGCGGCAGTACGGCGCCGTGACGTGGCGTCAGCCCGTGCGTCTCCATCGCGTCGCGCAGCTGCGCCGGCATGAGCGCCCGTACTACCGGACCGCGGAAGAACGGTTCCAGCAGTGGTACGAGGCCGACGACCGCGATCTCCTCGCGGGTCGGCCTCCGGGGGGCCTTCCCGGCCTCGTCGGTGTGCGGCATACTGCGAGTCTAGATGGTTT
The window above is part of the Streptomyces syringium genome. Proteins encoded here:
- the yczE gene encoding membrane protein YczE; the protein is MRQDITDRSERELRCGRGDRVAIPPGPRTSPPPPPLTYVSLGERPLRRLPQLFIGLALYGFSLSLMVRASLGANPWSVLYEGLARHTTLSFGTISAVLGVLVLLLWIPLKQRPTFGTVANIVVLACSSDLGLLLVPPHLGLPARIALLAGGVLLNGLSVAVYVGARLGPGPRDGLMTGTSAATGRSLRLVRTLMEITVLAVGGLLGGGVGAGTALYALAVGPITQYFMPWFAYRGRRRDGTT
- a CDS encoding MarR family winged helix-turn-helix transcriptional regulator, encoding MPHTDEAGKAPRRPTREEIAVVGLVPLLEPFFRGPVVRALMPAQLRDAMETHGLTPRHGAVLPQLLAGEPLSVSEIARRLHVSLPTASELVGGLSRAGIVERTEDPANRRRILVSLAEDFRAPLEDFVARRGEPLLRALDGLSPSERAGFLAGLSAWVHEVQS